From a single Natranaerobius trueperi genomic region:
- the tenA gene encoding thiaminase II has translation MSYCQTLREFGSDIWDGWHEHPFIKGIGSGNLEREKFIYWIKQDYLYLKDYARVFALAGGKARKLDQMQMFASLMDGILNTEMKLHRDYCAEFGIDTEELENLSKSPTCQAYTDFLVRTSANETVGVTVAALLPCLWGFYEIGSNLKQTGNTSSSNPYRHWIEMYSSQEFADLANWGKDLMEYFSEEAGQEEWESMKQAFLISSKYEAMFWEMAHILEEWKF, from the coding sequence ATGAGTTATTGTCAAACATTACGTGAATTTGGTAGTGATATATGGGACGGTTGGCATGAGCACCCTTTCATTAAAGGAATAGGTAGTGGAAATTTGGAAAGGGAAAAATTTATTTATTGGATTAAACAGGATTATTTGTATTTAAAAGACTATGCCCGAGTATTCGCTTTAGCTGGTGGTAAAGCTAGAAAATTAGACCAAATGCAGATGTTTGCCAGTTTAATGGATGGAATATTAAACACAGAAATGAAATTACACAGAGATTATTGTGCTGAATTTGGAATTGATACAGAAGAATTGGAAAACCTTAGTAAATCACCTACTTGTCAGGCCTATACGGATTTTCTGGTTAGAACATCTGCTAATGAAACAGTTGGAGTTACTGTAGCAGCGTTACTGCCGTGTTTATGGGGCTTTTATGAAATTGGAAGTAATTTAAAACAAACAGGGAATACTAGCAGTTCCAATCCTTACAGACACTGGATAGAAATGTACTCTTCTCAAGAATTTGCAGATCTAGCAAATTGGGGCAAAGACTTAATGGAATATTTTTCTGAAGAAGCTGGCCAGGAAGAATGGGAAAGTATGAAACAGGCATTTCTAATAAGCAGCAAATACGAGGCAATGTTCTGGGAAATGGCACATATCCTAGAAGAATGGAAGTTTTGA
- the thiW gene encoding energy coupling factor transporter S component ThiW, protein MQHTINVMAGIFLGPGPAVLTAFLVGLLRNILGIGTLLAFPGGMAGALLAGIGFKIARQRPYGAFIGEVFGTSIIGALLSVLIARFVLGHEAVIYFYVPPFAVSAIVGAFIGIGLSVVLERVPGRQIYFHD, encoded by the coding sequence ATGCAACATACCATTAATGTAATGGCCGGTATTTTTTTAGGTCCAGGTCCAGCAGTTCTGACTGCTTTTTTAGTGGGTTTATTACGTAACATTTTGGGTATCGGAACTTTACTTGCTTTCCCGGGTGGTATGGCAGGGGCCTTACTTGCAGGAATAGGCTTTAAAATAGCCCGGCAACGCCCTTACGGGGCGTTTATCGGAGAAGTATTCGGCACTTCTATTATTGGCGCCTTGCTATCTGTTCTTATTGCCAGATTTGTCTTAGGCCATGAGGCTGTAATATACTTCTATGTTCCACCCTTTGCCGTGAGTGCCATTGTTGGCGCTTTCATAGGAATAGGGTTGAGTGTAGTCTTAGAGAGGGTTCCGGGGAGGCAGATCTATTTCCATGACTGA
- the thiD gene encoding bifunctional hydroxymethylpyrimidine kinase/phosphomethylpyrimidine kinase, which produces MSKTKVVMSIAGSDSGGGAGIQADLKTFQSLGVFGTTVITGVTAQNTVGVQNAVHIEPSLVAAQFESVAKDMEISAVKTGMLSNAQIVETVSDNIASFPTKPWIVIDPVLAATSVDLLLERQAVSILLEKLIPISDIITPNIPEAEILTDIKIEHSKDLQKVAYKLMETGAKSVLIKGGHSSGKATDHFFWKDEYHTFSAERVGIGSLHGTGCTLGSAICAYLSKTNDLLTSIRFAKKYVTQAINNSFIIGEGSKVLLQSLQSNNC; this is translated from the coding sequence ATGTCTAAAACTAAAGTTGTTATGAGCATAGCAGGCTCTGATTCTGGAGGTGGTGCTGGAATACAAGCTGACTTAAAAACATTTCAATCTCTAGGGGTATTTGGGACTACTGTGATAACAGGTGTGACTGCCCAGAACACTGTAGGAGTTCAAAACGCTGTTCACATTGAACCTAGCTTAGTGGCAGCTCAGTTTGAGTCAGTAGCGAAGGATATGGAGATTTCTGCAGTAAAGACGGGAATGCTTTCAAATGCTCAAATAGTTGAAACAGTTTCCGATAACATTGCTTCCTTTCCAACAAAACCGTGGATTGTGATTGACCCTGTTTTGGCAGCCACAAGCGTTGACTTACTACTAGAAAGGCAAGCAGTATCAATTTTGCTAGAGAAACTTATTCCTATCTCGGATATCATCACTCCTAATATTCCCGAAGCAGAGATATTGACTGACATCAAAATTGAACATTCAAAAGATTTACAAAAAGTCGCTTATAAGTTGATGGAAACGGGAGCAAAATCCGTATTAATCAAGGGTGGACACTCAAGTGGGAAAGCTACTGACCACTTTTTTTGGAAGGATGAATATCACACATTTTCAGCTGAAAGAGTGGGTATAGGTAGTCTTCATGGAACGGGTTGTACCTTGGGTTCAGCTATATGTGCATATTTGAGTAAAACAAATGATTTATTAACTAGCATAAGATTCGCTAAAAAATACGTTACACAAGCTATTAATAATAGTTTTATAATTGGTGAAGGTTCAAAGGTACTCTTGCAGTCATTACAAAGTAATAATTGCTAG
- the thiM gene encoding hydroxyethylthiazole kinase, with product MSSFKSNFKLGDYLTLVRQENPLVHAITNHVTINDCANITLAAGASPAMCESKEEVSDFVPFAKALYINIGTINKEHKKSIYLAAEKASRLEIPIVVDPVGAVAIKSRQDLVKDLLTNYSVSCIKGNNAEIKCLAGRRTHGKGMDSLDTGKDIQMVNSELSEKYNTMVLSTGKTDLITKGSTTVKVSNGTPLLGRITGSGCMLGILISAFIGVSDNDLEAVIAGIVSMGIVGELAEESISSTTDLGSFRVKIFDYMAALTSEKLQERGNVSVL from the coding sequence ATGAGTTCATTCAAATCTAATTTTAAATTAGGGGATTATCTAACACTTGTTAGACAAGAAAATCCTTTAGTCCACGCTATTACTAATCATGTCACAATAAATGATTGCGCTAATATTACATTGGCTGCCGGTGCTTCACCGGCCATGTGTGAGAGTAAAGAAGAAGTATCTGATTTTGTACCCTTCGCCAAAGCACTTTATATAAATATCGGTACAATAAACAAAGAACATAAAAAGTCGATTTATCTAGCAGCAGAAAAAGCTTCCCGATTAGAAATACCTATTGTTGTAGACCCGGTTGGGGCCGTGGCCATCAAAAGTCGACAGGACTTAGTGAAAGATTTGCTGACTAATTACAGTGTTAGCTGTATCAAAGGTAATAATGCTGAGATTAAATGTCTTGCAGGTCGTAGAACCCATGGAAAAGGAATGGACTCCCTGGACACTGGTAAGGATATTCAAATGGTCAATTCAGAGCTATCTGAAAAATACAACACAATGGTATTGTCAACTGGAAAAACAGATTTAATTACAAAAGGAAGTACAACAGTTAAAGTTAGCAATGGAACACCCTTATTAGGCAGGATTACGGGTTCAGGCTGTATGCTAGGAATATTGATAAGTGCTTTTATCGGAGTTTCAGATAATGACTTGGAAGCTGTAATAGCGGGAATTGTTTCTATGGGAATAGTTGGAGAGTTGGCTGAAGAAAGTATCTCTAGTACAACTGATCTAGGGAGTTTTAGAGTTAAGATCTTTGATTACATGGCGGCTTTAACAAGCGAAAAATTGCAAGAGAGGGGGAATGTGTCTGTATTATAA